TTATTGTAATATCCGCATTCCGGGCAAACCCGGTGTGCAGGTTTTGCCTCACCACACTGAGAGCATTTAGATAAATTAATAGCTTCAATTTTCTGATGAGTACGACGTTTGTCACGTTTCGATTTGGATGTTTTGTGTTTTGGTACAGCCATGAATAAAATCCTAATATTAAAAAATCATTATTAAAAACCATTAATCGGCAACAGTACAAATTATCAGGTTTAATTAATTTAAATACATAAGATTGTCAAGAAGTTTTGCGTTTTATTTATGGGTCATATTCCTTTCAATGAGGTTCCATTTAGACCTAAACCCATTCAGATTATTCTAAGAACTTTAATTAAATCTGACCACAAGTCTATGGAATACTTTTAGTATATTATAAATATATACAAGAATATTTCTTCAAAATATTTTATATTGCATATTCTGTTTTTTTATTATAAATACAGATATATCCATATTATATGCCGATATATATCTAATTTTATTAAGTTTTCATCCCATTATAAAGGAACCCTGAAATGAAGGGAAAGAAACAAACAAAGCCCGGGCTTCTTTCAGAACATTCAGATCTTGACCAAAAAAACTCGGCCCCTGCAAAACTCAAACAAAAGACTCCTGTATTTCCCTCTAATGAAAAGCAAGAATGGTATCACCTTTTGTTTAATAATATAAGCGATATCGCATTTGTAAATGAATGGCCTGATAAAACAGATTTTCCGGGCACTTTTGTTGAAGTAAATGATGCTGCCTGCGAGCAGTTAGGTTATACCAAAGATGAGCTTTTATTAATGACTCCTCCTGACATTGACAAAATATTTGAGGGGGCTTTTAATGAATCTGATATTCCGAAACTACTTTTAAAAAATAAGCGGGCTATGTGGGAAGGATTGGTTATAAACAAAGATGGCCGGCAAATGCCGGTAGAAATGCATAACAGGCTATTTTATAAAGATAATAAAACGTTTATTCTCTCAACTATAAGAGATGTAGGAGATCGAAAACAAGCTGAAGAAGCGCTTAAAAAGAGTGAAGAAAAATATCATGAACTTTTTGAAAAAGCAAACGATGCAATCTATCTTACGGATGCAGATGGCAATATAACAGCAGTTAATAATAAAGCGCTTGAATTACAGGGATATTCACGTTACGAGCTAATCGGAACGAGCCTTTACAATCATATATCAGAAAACAATTTGCCTTATGTCAAGAAGATGATAATAAAATTTAAAAAAAATGGCACACATGATAGTTTTCTGGCAAATACATTAACTAAAGACGGGCGGACACTGATTTTTGAGCTTAGCGCATCCGCCATAAAAGATGGAGACAATTATGTTGGTGCACTAACAATAGTGCGGGATATTACTGATCGCATTATGGCTGAAAAGGCGCTGCGTGAAAGCGAACAGCGTTATAGAGATTTGGTAGAAAAATCACCTAATATAATTTATTCTTATTCTGATAAGAGGGGCATAATCTTTTGCTCTTCACTCTACCAGGATATTTTGGGATATTCCTTAGAACAATTTACAGAAAACCCCTTTATATGGCGAACATATATTCATCCTGAAGATCATTATATAACTTCTCAGGTTATTAAATCTTTTTCAGAAGGCAAGCATTTTAATGTAGAATACCGAATTAAAGACCAACAAGGAAAATGGCATTGGTTTGAGGACAAATCTATAAGCATACGTAAAGAAAATAACGAATTTATTGCAAATGGCCTTATAACAGAAATTACAGAACGCAAAATGATGGAGCAAGAGATACGTGAATTATCTATGCGTGACCAACTAACTGAATTATATAATAGGCGTGGATTTATTACCCTTGCTGAGCAGCAATTAAAATCTGCTAAAAGGACAAAAAGACAGATGACACTTTTATTCCTTGATGCGGATGATCTTAAAACAATAAATGATACCCTTGGTCATGAAGAAGGAGACAAGGCACTGTATAATACGGCAGATATTCTCCGTCAGACTTTTCGTGAATCAGATATAATTGCCCGTATTGGCGGTGACGAGTTTGCGGTATTAGTCGTTGATTCAACAGATATGAACTCTAAAATAATTACGCAACGACTTTTGCAAAATATAAATATTTTTAATACAAGCAAAGTCAGAAAATACAAACTTTCCCTTAGCTGGGGCACCGCTATTTACGATCCTGATTCCACACTCACATTGGACAAGCTTATGTCTATAGCCGACGGATTAATGTATACTCAAAAAAGATCTAAAAAAAATATAAAAGATAATTATTGATTATAAAAATGAGCCACATATGCCTACCAAATTATTTATTCATGGCCTCGAAAGCTCCGGAAAAGGGACAAAGGGGACATTTTTTAAGAAAACATATCCTGACATGATAGTTGAGGACTTTTTAGGTAATTTTGAAGAAAGAATGCTAAAGTTAACTACTGTTTCATCGAAAAAGGATGATCTTGTAATAGTCGGTTCCAGCTATGGAGGATTAATGGCTACTTTTTTTGCAAGTCATACTTTAAATAAAATCAGAAAGCTTATTCTATTGGCACCAGCCTTAAACCATATGCCCTCTGAATTTTTTCCTGAAAAAAGCTTGGATCTCCCTGTTTACATATATCATGGAAATCATGATGAAATTATCCCACCTGGTCCGGTCCGTGAAATAGCTAATAAAATATTTTCTAACCCTATCTGGAATTTGGTTGATGATGACCACTCCCTTCATAAGACCTTTTTTAGCTTAAACTGGAATATTCTCTTATCCTGAAATATTTTTTTTAAATCAACTAAATTTTTGATATATAATGATATTCTAAAATATCAGAAATAATTCTGTTATTTGTGCAAATTATTTTTGATATTTCAGAATTAATGTTATATCGTATTAAATATCATAAAATTATCCGGCATAATTTTGGTATTTTATAAGTTTATATTTTTGATAACATCTGAAATATATTTGAGGTTTTAAATGAATATTAATGAAAAAGATTTTTTTCATCAAGCTACCATTCGTATTTGCGGCAGTCTTGAGATAGATCAGGCATTGATGAATTCTTTTCTGTATCTAAAAGATTTTATCCCCTTAGATGACATGTGGCTTGCCTTATTTGATAAAGACATTGGGGCATTGCGGGCTATAGCAATCGCTGATTTTTCAGGTGTAAAAAAAATGGACACAGTTATTCCACTTCCTCGCAATGTGAGAACCGAGATTGACAAGCAGGATTTCACTCCTAAAAAGGTTACAATAGTTAACCGGATGGAGCTGAATCCAATGGCACTGAATTTATCAAATATTCTTGGGTATCCTGAATCTTCATGCATGATTTTTCCTCTTTTGACAGACAGCGCAAGAATTGGGGTTTTAGTGATGAGGGCCGGGGGCAGAGACAGATATCTTGATTCACACGCAAGATTGGTTGCCATGCTGCACGACCCTTTTGCGGTTGCCATGTCTAATGCTTTAAGGCACGAAGATGTTCTTAAACTTAAAGATATGTTGGCTGATGACAATCAATATCTGATCCGCGAACTCCGACAGTTAGCTGGAGATAAAATTGTAGGCGCGGATTCCGGCCTTAAAAATGTCATGGACATGGTACATCAAGTTGCTCCTCGTGATAATCCGGTGCTACTCATGGGTGAGACCGGGGTTGGCAAAGAAGTTGTCGCAAACGCCATTCATTATACCTCACCCCGCAAAGAAGGCCCATTTATTAAAGTAAACAGCGGCGCTATCCCGGAAGGTCTTATAGACAGCGAATTGTTTGGACATGAAAAAGGTGCATTTACCGGTGCTGTATCTCAAAAAAGAGGCCGATTTGAAAGAGCAAATGGGGGAACGATCTTTTTAGATGAAATCGGAGATCTGCCCATGCAGGCACAGAGCAGATTGTTACGGGTAATTCAGCAAAAAGAACTTGAACGTGTTGGTGGCACAAAAACAATTACTGTTGATACGCGCATCCTTGCCGCTACTCATCGTAATCTGGAGCAGATGGTAGGAAATAATAAATTTCGCGAAGATCTATGGTACAGGTTAAGTGTTTTTCCTATCGTCATACCTCCTTTAAGGCAAAGAAAATCAGATATCCCAGCGCTTGTAGAGCACTTTTTAAAACGTAAAACAAGAGAGCTTAATTTTCGTGGTATTCCACCTATTGCACCGGAAGCAATTGAACGACTTATGGATTATCCATGGAAGGGAAATGTAAGAGAGCTTGAAAATATGGTTGAAAGGGCATTAATCCAATATAGCGGCGGATTATTAAATTTCGGCCACTTCATATTTTCTCAGGAAAATGATGCTCCTGCTTTTTCTAGCAGAAACGGCAGGAAACTCAAACTGGACGAAGTTATTGCCACTCATATCAAATCTATGCTTGAAGAAACCCAGGGGAAAATCAGTGGTGCAGGTGGCGCCGCAGAACTCCTTGGCGTAAATTCCAATACACTAAGGTGCAGGATGGATAAACTAGGTATAAAATATGGGAAAAAGAAACGGGAAGTTCATGCAAATAGCTCTCAATATTAAACGACCTATTGATGGGCTATTTACTAGTCAATGAATAGGTCGTTATTATATTTATCAGAATAGCGCTTTAAAATAGTGGATTAAACCGTACCTGCGTTGTTTTATTCCGGTGCAGGCACTGCTTCTTCTTTTGCTATATCCTTTACTGGTTTTTTTGCACTGATCTTTGTTTTCTTTACGGCTGTCTTTTTCTTTTTTACATCTTTAGTTTTACCTTCACCTGAGCCGACAAGTTCAACCATAGAAATGAGCGCGGCATCTCCGGGGCGAATTCCAATTTTGACTACCCTCGTATATCCGCCGGCAATTGAACCAAATCGTTCGGAGGCTTCTTCAAAAAGCTTATGGACAACATCTTTTTCTCTGACTATGGACAAAGCCTGCCGTCTGGCACTTAGATCACCCTGTTTTGCAAGAGTTATAATTTTATCAGCCCACCGTTTCAATTCTTTTGCTTTAACATCGGTGGTACGTATTCTGTCATATTTTAATAAAGAAGTTACCATGTTCCTAAACATGGCATTCCTATGACTACTTGTTCTTCCTAATTTCAAACCTGCATTTTGATGTCTCATATAGCTTATTATTCTCCTTCTGCTTCGTCTTCTTCAGGAAGTACAAATTCTTCCAGTTTCATTCCGAGAGAAAGTCCCATTTCACTCAATACTTCTTTGATTTCGTTTAATGACTTTCTTCCGAAATTTTTAGTTCGGAGCATTTCTGCCTCAGTTTTATTTACTAGCTGATAAATCTTAAATATATTAGCGTTTTTAAGACAATTTGCGCTTCTTACCGAAAGTTCCAATTCTTCAACACTCCGGTACAAATTTTCATTAAATTGCGGTTTCTGTCGCTTATCTGTTTTCTTCTCTACCTCCGGCTCAAGTTTTTCATCAAAATTGATGAAAATTGACATCTGCTCTTTTAATATTTTCGCAGAATATGAAAGTGCGTCTCTTGGAGAAACACTTCCATCCGTCCAGACTTCAAGTGTAAGCTTGTCATAATCGGTTCTTTGGCCGACACGTGCATTTCCCACCACGTAGTTAACCCGTTTTACAGGAGAAAAAACTGAATCTATAGGAATAGTGCCTACAGGATCTTCTTCACCCTTATTGCTTTCAGATAAAGCATAGCCTTTACCGACTTTAATGGTCATATCAGCTTTAAAAACAGCATCTTTAGATAAAGTTGCAATATGGATATCAGGATTTAATGCTTCACATTTACCATCATCACTTATTATATCGCGTGCTGTTATCTCGCATTCACCTGCTGCATCTATGCGAACTTTTTTTGGTTCATCGTCTGCCGTCTTGAATCGAACACCTTTAAGGTTAAGGATAATCTCTGATACATCTTCGAGCACACCCGGTATCACGCTGAATTCATGAAAAACTGAATCGAATTTCACAGATACAACAGCGGCGCCATACAGCGAAGACAACATTATGCGCCTTAAAGCATTACCGATAGTTAATCCAAATCCTCTTTCAAGAGGTTCACAAACGAACTTGTCATAGTTGGGCATATTGGTGGTCACCTGAACTTTATCAGGCATAATCATCTCTTGCCAGTTCATGTACATAAGTTCATTTGAAGCCATAATTATTTTCTCCAGATTTTTTCAGGGAACAATTTATATGAATGTATATAGTAAAACTATTCAAATATATAGTGATGCCACATATTTTATTTCACATATGCATATTTTACAAAGCACTGTTACAAGTGCCATGTATGTATATTATTTAGAATAAAGTTCTACTATTAGCTGTTCCTGGATAGGCATAGTAATATCTTCGCGAACAGGAAAACTATTAACTTTTCCTTTAAAATTTTCTTTTTCCAATTCGAGCCATTGCGGTATCCCCCTACGAGCAACAGCATCCAAGGAATCACTTATCGCCTTAACATTACGACTATTCTCATTTAGCTCCAATATATCCCCTATTTTTATCAGATAAGACGGGATGTTTATTTTTTTTCCGTTTATCTTAAAGTGATTATGTCTAACAAAATGGCGACCCTGAGAACGCGAGGAAACAAAACCAAGTCTATATACAACATTATCAAGCCTTCGTTCCAGCATCACAAGAAGGTTAGTTCCGGTTATATCCCTTTGCCGTTCTGCTCTTTCAAAAAAAAGACGAAACTGTTTTTCTGAAAGGCCATATAATCTTTTTGTTTTTTGCTTCTCCCTTAGCTGCACCCCATAATCAGAAAATTTCCTGCCTCGCCGCTGGCCATGCTGTCCTGGTGCATAGCTTCGCCTGTCAAAAGCACATTTATCCGAATAACAGCGATCACCTTTAAGAAAC
The Pseudomonadota bacterium genome window above contains:
- the rpmF gene encoding 50S ribosomal protein L32, whose protein sequence is MAVPKHKTSKSKRDKRRTHQKIEAINLSKCSQCGEAKPAHRVCPECGYYNKREVIKQKEV
- a CDS encoding PAS domain S-box protein, translating into MKGKKQTKPGLLSEHSDLDQKNSAPAKLKQKTPVFPSNEKQEWYHLLFNNISDIAFVNEWPDKTDFPGTFVEVNDAACEQLGYTKDELLLMTPPDIDKIFEGAFNESDIPKLLLKNKRAMWEGLVINKDGRQMPVEMHNRLFYKDNKTFILSTIRDVGDRKQAEEALKKSEEKYHELFEKANDAIYLTDADGNITAVNNKALELQGYSRYELIGTSLYNHISENNLPYVKKMIIKFKKNGTHDSFLANTLTKDGRTLIFELSASAIKDGDNYVGALTIVRDITDRIMAEKALRESEQRYRDLVEKSPNIIYSYSDKRGIIFCSSLYQDILGYSLEQFTENPFIWRTYIHPEDHYITSQVIKSFSEGKHFNVEYRIKDQQGKWHWFEDKSISIRKENNEFIANGLITEITERKMMEQEIRELSMRDQLTELYNRRGFITLAEQQLKSAKRTKRQMTLLFLDADDLKTINDTLGHEEGDKALYNTADILRQTFRESDIIARIGGDEFAVLVVDSTDMNSKIITQRLLQNINIFNTSKVRKYKLSLSWGTAIYDPDSTLTLDKLMSIADGLMYTQKRSKKNIKDNY
- a CDS encoding dienelactone hydrolase family protein, which encodes MPTKLFIHGLESSGKGTKGTFFKKTYPDMIVEDFLGNFEERMLKLTTVSSKKDDLVIVGSSYGGLMATFFASHTLNKIRKLILLAPALNHMPSEFFPEKSLDLPVYIYHGNHDEIIPPGPVREIANKIFSNPIWNLVDDDHSLHKTFFSLNWNILLS
- a CDS encoding sigma 54-interacting transcriptional regulator; this translates as MNINEKDFFHQATIRICGSLEIDQALMNSFLYLKDFIPLDDMWLALFDKDIGALRAIAIADFSGVKKMDTVIPLPRNVRTEIDKQDFTPKKVTIVNRMELNPMALNLSNILGYPESSCMIFPLLTDSARIGVLVMRAGGRDRYLDSHARLVAMLHDPFAVAMSNALRHEDVLKLKDMLADDNQYLIRELRQLAGDKIVGADSGLKNVMDMVHQVAPRDNPVLLMGETGVGKEVVANAIHYTSPRKEGPFIKVNSGAIPEGLIDSELFGHEKGAFTGAVSQKRGRFERANGGTIFLDEIGDLPMQAQSRLLRVIQQKELERVGGTKTITVDTRILAATHRNLEQMVGNNKFREDLWYRLSVFPIVIPPLRQRKSDIPALVEHFLKRKTRELNFRGIPPIAPEAIERLMDYPWKGNVRELENMVERALIQYSGGLLNFGHFIFSQENDAPAFSSRNGRKLKLDEVIATHIKSMLEETQGKISGAGGAAELLGVNSNTLRCRMDKLGIKYGKKKREVHANSSQY
- the rplQ gene encoding 50S ribosomal protein L17; translated protein: MRHQNAGLKLGRTSSHRNAMFRNMVTSLLKYDRIRTTDVKAKELKRWADKIITLAKQGDLSARRQALSIVREKDVVHKLFEEASERFGSIAGGYTRVVKIGIRPGDAALISMVELVGSGEGKTKDVKKKKTAVKKTKISAKKPVKDIAKEEAVPAPE
- a CDS encoding DNA-directed RNA polymerase subunit alpha, producing the protein MYMNWQEMIMPDKVQVTTNMPNYDKFVCEPLERGFGLTIGNALRRIMLSSLYGAAVVSVKFDSVFHEFSVIPGVLEDVSEIILNLKGVRFKTADDEPKKVRIDAAGECEITARDIISDDGKCEALNPDIHIATLSKDAVFKADMTIKVGKGYALSESNKGEEDPVGTIPIDSVFSPVKRVNYVVGNARVGQRTDYDKLTLEVWTDGSVSPRDALSYSAKILKEQMSIFINFDEKLEPEVEKKTDKRQKPQFNENLYRSVEELELSVRSANCLKNANIFKIYQLVNKTEAEMLRTKNFGRKSLNEIKEVLSEMGLSLGMKLEEFVLPEEDEAEGE
- the rpsD gene encoding 30S ribosomal protein S4, whose protein sequence is MARYIGAVCRLCRRENLKMFLKGDRCYSDKCAFDRRSYAPGQHGQRRGRKFSDYGVQLREKQKTKRLYGLSEKQFRLFFERAERQRDITGTNLLVMLERRLDNVVYRLGFVSSRSQGRHFVRHNHFKINGKKINIPSYLIKIGDILELNENSRNVKAISDSLDAVARRGIPQWLELEKENFKGKVNSFPVREDITMPIQEQLIVELYSK